Proteins from a genomic interval of Lactococcus protaetiae:
- a CDS encoding bacterial Ig-like domain-containing protein — translation MSQRKIFLFFMLIVLLIIPFQTFADTITTNSISNNSADAITSVTNIGANATPDSTNPSSSLASTQNSPAKESSSAADSGVTTPSSTNSSSSSDESTATPQPQDETSLVVQDVSCNAGSTFSPEQVFISATDASGNVLSADQVQYSGNIDTSNPGIYTLTVTNGNLIKTATITVIALAPNINYQVQIQSIG, via the coding sequence ATGAGTCAAAGAAAAATATTTTTATTTTTTATGTTAATAGTACTTTTAATAATTCCATTCCAAACGTTTGCAGACACTATAACAACAAATTCTATATCAAACAATAGTGCGGATGCAATTACTTCAGTAACAAACATAGGTGCAAACGCCACTCCTGACTCAACAAACCCTTCTAGTAGTCTAGCATCCACACAAAACTCTCCAGCCAAAGAAAGTTCAAGTGCTGCAGATAGTGGAGTTACAACACCTTCGTCAACTAATAGTTCATCATCATCGGATGAAAGCACAGCGACTCCTCAACCACAAGACGAAACAAGTCTAGTAGTCCAAGATGTTAGTTGCAATGCAGGAAGTACTTTCTCACCTGAGCAAGTATTTATATCAGCTACAGATGCTTCAGGAAACGTTCTTTCAGCTGACCAAGTACAGTATTCAGGAAACATTGATACTTCTAATCCAGGAATTTATACTTTAACAGTAACCAATGGTAATCTAATCAAAACAGCTACAATTACAGTGATTGCTCTAGCTCCAAATATCAATTATCAAGTTCAAATACAAAGTATCGGCTGA
- a CDS encoding NlpC/P60 family protein, which yields MKATLSTTNTGLQGGISYNAYVQNSGWQNEISNGQQSGTTGKSLRMEAIKMHLTGTIAEQYDVYYRVHVQNIGWMAWAKNGAVSGSTGMSLRIEAIEIILMKNTAPAPSNSEAVNFPYLYQPSVNYQAHIQNIGWQNSVTNGTVSGTVGKALRMEGIRVSLSNVPQGLSGSIQYKAHVQSIGWQSMVSNGAIAGTTGKALRIEAISISLTGDISKYFDVYYQTQIQSFGWLDWTHNGGNAGTSAISARMESIKIQLVRKGSAAPGKTTKAYLTNTDASTAYFDYINNYSQKLKGTHRVIESTILHGISLIGKSPYCWGGGRTATSIAGNHFDCSSFASWMYHLGGKTIDNQAWTNTWSLATKGYSNTWAKIKRGDLIILFRPDDSHVVIYLGDGFFLHDSPSSPTGGVGINRLSDYHPGFKMSWKQVFNYSGTVIRTVS from the coding sequence TTGAAGGCTACACTGAGTACAACTAATACAGGACTTCAAGGAGGAATCTCATACAACGCCTATGTCCAAAACTCCGGTTGGCAAAATGAAATAAGTAATGGGCAGCAATCTGGAACTACTGGCAAAAGTCTACGAATGGAAGCGATAAAAATGCATTTGACTGGAACTATCGCTGAGCAATACGATGTCTACTATCGTGTTCATGTCCAAAATATTGGCTGGATGGCATGGGCTAAAAACGGTGCCGTCTCTGGTAGTACTGGCATGTCTTTAAGAATTGAGGCCATTGAGATAATACTTATGAAAAATACTGCTCCTGCACCTTCTAACTCAGAGGCAGTTAACTTTCCTTATTTATACCAACCTTCAGTAAACTACCAAGCACATATACAGAATATTGGTTGGCAAAATTCTGTAACTAATGGAACTGTCTCTGGAACTGTGGGAAAAGCGTTGCGTATGGAAGGAATTAGGGTTTCTCTTTCTAACGTTCCTCAAGGATTATCTGGAAGCATTCAATATAAAGCACACGTACAAAGTATCGGTTGGCAAAGCATGGTTTCAAATGGTGCTATTGCTGGAACAACTGGGAAAGCGTTACGGATTGAGGCTATTTCTATTTCTTTGACAGGAGATATATCCAAATATTTTGATGTTTATTATCAAACACAAATTCAATCTTTTGGTTGGCTGGACTGGACGCACAATGGTGGAAATGCTGGGACCTCAGCAATTTCTGCACGTATGGAATCTATTAAGATTCAACTCGTTCGAAAAGGAAGTGCTGCTCCTGGAAAAACCACAAAAGCATATCTTACCAATACTGATGCTTCAACTGCCTATTTTGATTATATAAATAACTATTCTCAAAAATTAAAAGGAACACATCGGGTCATTGAGTCTACAATTTTACATGGAATTTCTTTGATAGGAAAAAGCCCTTATTGTTGGGGTGGTGGAAGAACCGCAACCTCTATTGCTGGAAATCATTTTGACTGCTCTAGTTTCGCTTCCTGGATGTATCATCTTGGAGGAAAAACAATTGATAATCAAGCCTGGACGAACACTTGGTCTCTTGCTACTAAAGGATATTCGAATACTTGGGCAAAGATTAAACGTGGCGATTTAATTATTCTTTTCCGCCCAGATGATAGTCACGTTGTGATTTATTTGGGTGATGGATTCTTTCTACATGATTCTCCCTCATCTCCCACTGGTGGGGTTGGTATTAATCGTTTAAGTGATTACCATCCCGGTTTCAAAATGAGTTGGAAACAAGTATTTAATTATTCTGGCACCGTGATTCGTACTGTTTCATAG